DNA sequence from the Microtus ochrogaster isolate Prairie Vole_2 chromosome 2, MicOch1.0, whole genome shotgun sequence genome:
NNNNNNNNNNNNNNNNNNNNNNNNNNNNNNNNNNNNNNNNNNNNNNNNNNNNNNNNNNNNNNNNNNNNNNNNNNNNNNNNNNNNNNNNNNNNNNNNNNNNNNNNNNNNNNNNNNNNNNNNNNNNNNNNNNNNNNNNNNNNNNNNNNNNNNNNNNNNNNNNNNNNNNNNNNNNNNNNNNNNNNNNNNNNNNNNNNNNNNNNNNNNNNNNNNNNNNNNNNNNNNNNNNNNNNNNNNNNNNNNAATAGGAAAAAATAGTGCATCTTTACATTCATTATATACGAAATGAaatttaacatctttttttttctcatccgtGTGAGCCACAAGCCACAGTCGTTTGACAATACCTGCTACTTTGTTGCAGCAGAAGTCACCATATTGTTATAGCTCTCCTGTTACAATCTTTTACAGATACACTGAAGTGTCTTGTTCACAATATAATGTTGGAAAGAAATCATTTACACTCTTCTCTACTTTAACATTCCTGCAATCTTTAGACCCATTTCTAGATCAGTAGATGGCAATTGCCACACAAGCCTGCAACTTGTGTAGATCCCCAGTACCTATCgcggaaggagagaattgactcccacaAGTAAGTCGGTTCCTAAACACCAACCTACAGCAGTAAACATTTCATGTCTAGGAAGGGGGTCGACATGAAACGGAAGTGTATGACACCAACTGTGAAAggtgtttggtttagtttgtttgttttgttttgagacagggtctctctctagtGGCCTgactggaattcactatgtagaccagactggccttaactcacagagatgtctgtgtctgcctcctgaattctggggttaaaggcgtgcatgtGCGCTGCCATAGCCTTTAAAAAGTGAGTGATCTttagttgggcggtggtggcacaggcctttaatcccagcactgggaggcaggtggatctctgtgagttcaaggccggcctggcttatagagctagttccaggacaggctcccaagatacacagagaaaccctgtctcgaaaaacaaacaaaaaaaagtgttcttTACATTTTGTATTGCGTTTTGTTTTGCGTGCGTGTACTCATGTGCCCCgtacacatgtggagatcagaaatcctttctctgcttttaccATGATCCGGGGGCAAGTGCCTGGTGAACTGACTTACCTTTGCTGGGAGGTAATTTCCTTAGTTTATAGATGTAAAAACCAAAAACTTGGGAAGTTAAATGGCTCACCCTGGGTCCGGAGTTGGAgcctttttctgtgtcctgggaGGACTTTGCCATTGCTATAATGGGAGCTTTTCTTCGTGACTTCATGTTATGGAAGACAGGTGTCCATCTCCCAGACATCCACATCCAGGGGCATCAGGCTTTTGAGAGTGCACTGACGTAGAACAAGTGTATCAGGCAGGCACACTGTGAACACATAGTGACATAGACACAGTGGTGGCCCTGGGGTCAGTGCCCCATGCTCTGCATTGTTCTGGGAGCCACCAGTGACCATTCCATTCACTTTGTCCACATCAGGCTCTCAGAGGCATCTTTCAGCATCTCTCCCACACAGCGAGCCCGCCCTGCCATGTAGACTCCATCATTACACTGTCTGTATTCAGAGTCCTCAGGGATATGAGCAAATCTCAGTCTGCCCTTCGGCTCTTTGGTCTCATCCTGCTGAGATATGCTATAAAAACCTAAACCAGTTTCTATCACTGGAGGCTTTGACTCTGCTACTGACTCGTCTTTCTCAGAACTGCAGTCCTCACACTGCCTTCCTGGGAGGCCTGGGTGATGTAGCCCCCACGCTctatctctgctcctctcctggcCACAGCAGCCTCTGGGTGCCTTTCAGcaccccaggttcctgcctccgcAGCTTGCTTCCCCCTGCCTGGAAGACTCTCCAGGTATTCCCCTCTCAGATTTCTGTCCATCAGTTACCTCGCAAAGCCCTCCTTGCCCACCTGTGGAGGaagagccacacacacacactgtgctcgcctctcctgtctttttcttttgtgctttttataCACTGCTGCTGTTATCCAATTTGATACTGTTACTGTTGTTTAGCATCTGTTTTCACCAGGAATGTAAGACCACTGAGGACACCGACGCTTGTCTGAGCTGTACAGCGGGTGGGGCACCTGGTTATTAATAGTCATTCAGCCGTTCATCACTCTGCCCACCATCAGCATCCGCAGTGATCCGCACAAAAGCCAGTTTCTTCTTCCACAGCCTACTCCCCATATAGTAGACGTTCAGTGAACCATACTCATAACACACTAGGTTTGCTTGTTAAACATTAACAGGGCCTCCGGAACCAGATGACCTGTACCCTCTTTCTAACCCCCACTACATCAGCTATTAGTCATGCATGagctcaaggctaacctgggctatgtaaCAAAATCTGGGTTCAAAAAAGGAATTAGTTTTTAGACTCTAGCCATATTATTTTACATGTCTCTGACCCCAAATGGAAATGGGCGGGGCCATACATGTAAATCATCTAAAATGTACCTAGCCCACGCCGCTACCGTCCACTCTGTAAACTAAACGCCTCATTTTCCTCGCTCCACAGATGCTGCAGGTAAACAGGTGCCGGCGTCCCAGCCAAGCCACAGGTACTGTGCTTCGGATAGAAGCTTCTGAGTCACTGTGTGTTCCAGGTGCTAGGCTAAGCGACAGGGTGGCAGCAGGAATAAGACCTGTGGGCCCTCTCCTGTGGGGGCAGCTTCTAAGCTGTCAGGAAGTGATGGCCTTCCGTGTGTTACAGGCGCGAGGTGAACAAGCATGACGAAGATGGCAATGAGCTTCAGACCACACCTGAGTTCCGAGCCTTTGTGGCCAAGAAGCTGGGAGCCATGCTGGACAGGTGAGCAGGAGCACGCTATAGCTCGAGATGCTCTCGCCTCaccctcccaagttctggggttacagtcTTGTGCCCCAAACCCagcaaaaaagaaatagaaagttttTAGATTTAAAACCAAAAGGTACTTTTGTTGCTACCCAAAATGTCATCCTAAGTCTTGCACCTGCTCTCCCTTAGCTCCATCGCTGTCTCAGAAGTGTGGAAGAAGCCATGCAAGGCAGAGGTGCAGCCCGTGGCAGAGGCGGAGGACGGTGAGTCCTTGAGGTGCTGGTGGACACTGCCCTGGGGAGGTCCACCATGTGCACGGAGCGCCGTGGGGCTAGCCGTGCAGGGGGCTGGTTTCTTCTTACATCTGCTCTCCCCACACTCTGAGGTACCCATTATGGTACCCATTCCCAGAGTGAGCTAGCTCCGGTACCTGCAGAAGCGCTTTGCCTTCTTGTCCCACGGTCTTTCCCGCCTACTCTGTCTGATCCTGTCCTATGTTTGAGCCTCTTTGGAGGCTGCCGCAGGTGAGAGATGCAACTCCTGatttctggaagcttctgaaggccaggtgtggtggcacacacttttaatccctgcacttgaagcagaggcaagtggacctctgtgagttcaaggccaccctggtctacatagcaagctgcaggacagccagagctacatagagtgACGCTGTCTCAAAGTCCACCAGAAGCTTCTGAAGCTTACTGTCTGGTTTGGCAGCCAGTGGGTGGGTGCCTCTCAAGCCCCCTGTCCTCTGGCTCCACAGCAGAGCAAGCCAGCCCTCAGTTTACACACACATGGCAGGGGGGCCCGAGGACAGACTGTAACCTCAACAGCTGGATGGGTCAGTGCCTGCTTCTCCCAATCCTGACCCTATCCCCACAATCATAGGCTTCCGCCTTTTCTTCACATCTATCCCCGGAGGCCACAAGAAGGAAGCTTCTCCGAAACCCTGCCGAAAACGCCAGCCCCCCAGCTCCAGGTGAGAGCCCACAgcgtctcctctctctcctctcctggctGATCCTGTGAAGTAGCTGAGTCAGGTCCAGATCAAAGGAAGCAGCCTGTCAGATCCTAGGGCAGTGTGCCCCAGCAGGAAGCGCACAGGGTCCTCTCGGGGGAGCTAAGGCTCTCCACACATTGGGCCAGATTCCTCCCTGTATCATTCTTGCCTCTGTTTGGGTGCTGTCAAGGTCCTCATTGTAGATGGGAGTGCTGAGGTCAGAGAGTTAAAGTGACAAGCTGACCTTGGAGCCTTAGTCTGCCTCAGCCCGGAGCCCCAGCTCCTTGGCTGCCTCCACCTGGTCTAGAGGCAACAAGGTAGCTGTGAGTCCCATCCAGTCTCCTTCTAATCCAGCTGCTCTCCCCGGCAGCAGTGACGACAGTGACGAGGAGTGGCAGCGGTGCCGGGAGGCAGCTGTGTCTGCTTCGGACATTCTCCAGGAGTCAGCCATACACTGTGCTGCTGAGGTGGAGAAGGAGGCggagagaaagaaattgaaaaagaaagccaagaagaagGCTGACATTGACTTAACCGGAGCCACAGGCCTGAAACAGGAAAAGGAGGCAGGCACCGTCAATGGGGACCCAGCATCACTTGggaccaaaaagaagaaaaagaagaaaaaggccaAGAAAGCCAGGGAGGCTTCCCTGCGCCCCCCAGCAGAGTGTGCAGCAGCTGGGCCTGCAGACTGACTCCAGGCTGAGGCATCATAGCCACCCGCTCTTGAGGCTGAGGCGCCTGTGGAGTCCAGGCAAAGCTAAGCCGCTCTCCAGGTCCAGCACCGCCTCCGCCCACAGTGACTTTAGCTGGGCTTGTGGTTCCAGAACATTCTATTACCTCAGGACGGAGGACGCTTCCAGTTTCTAAGACTGAGTCTTAGAGCGTCCATCTCCCCTACCTGCCCAGCCAGGTGTGACACGTGGTCTTTAGAAATGAGAGGAAGGGTCTCCAGGGTACTGAGGCCCAGGGAAAGTTTgtacccctcccccagcccacacAGACTCAACAGCGTTgccaggaaaagaaggaaagataccccctccttttttccccagAATTTTCTTACTCCAAAATTTTTAATATACCATCCATAAAAATATGTCTAAGTCAGGTCAGTTACTGCATCAGGCGCCAGAGTACTGGGGACCTACTTAATTTAGGGTGCAGGCTTGGCTGCAAGGCCCCAAGTAAGTTCTGGCCCCAGCaccaaagaaaaaagggaaaataaattatCAGTGACCCAAGAAGTAGCCTAGGGACTGCCCTGCTTGGTGCTGACCCtctctgttttattgtttgtctGAGagagtctctgtgtagctcagactggcctgcgGCCGCCAGcatcctgcttctacctcctgagtaggAGACAGGAATGTGCTGTCAGTGCTGTGGTGTTGGGTGATCACGCTTACTCGGCAAGTGTTCTACCGCTGAACCGCATCCCACCCTCAGTGCTGAAAGTTAGGGGACATCTTAAATAAAAACCGCACGTGGGAGCCTCCCATCCCCCAAATCTTCCTCACCCCAGCTTCAAGACTCCAGGAACGGCACCACGTGCGGACTGGGTTCCTTGCAGTGAATCTGCGAGGAGAAGGCTCAGGCTCGGGTGGTGTCTCCTCGCCTCATTTCCAGTGACACAAGAGAAACAGACGTGTGACCATGTGTCTCAGGGCCCTGGCCTGTGCccaccttccctctgccttccctccGGCTGCTGAAGGATAAGCAAGAAGCTTCCATACATGTTTCTTTGACTTtactaaaagttaaataaatg
Encoded proteins:
- the C2H12orf43 gene encoding protein CUSTOS isoform X3 gives rise to the protein MDDAAGKQVPASQPSHRREVNKHDEDGNELQTTPEFRAFVAKKLGAMLDSSIAVSEVWKKPCKAEVQPVAEAEDGFRLFFTSIPGGHKKEASPKPCRKRQPPSSSSDDSDEEWQRCREAAVSASDILQESAIHCAAEVEKEAERKKLKKKAKKKADIDLTGATGLKQEKEAGTVNGDPASLGTKKKKKKKKAKKAREASLRPPAECAAAGPAD
- the C2H12orf43 gene encoding protein CUSTOS isoform X1, with translation MVAPGGAMSDSESCSSSNSDAEELERCREAAMPAWGLEQRPQWTEKPRTDAAGKQVPASQPSHRREVNKHDEDGNELQTTPEFRAFVAKKLGAMLDSSIAVSEVWKKPCKAEVQPVAEAEDGFRLFFTSIPGGHKKEASPKPCRKRQPPSSSSDDSDEEWQRCREAAVSASDILQESAIHCAAEVEKEAERKKLKKKAKKKADIDLTGATGLKQEKEAGTVNGDPASLGTKKKKKKKKAKKAREASLRPPAECAAAGPAD
- the C2H12orf43 gene encoding protein CUSTOS isoform X2, whose translation is MVAPGGAMSDSESCSSSNSDAEELERCREAAMPAWGLEQRPQWTEKPRTDAAGKQVPASQPSHRREVNKHDEDGNELQTTPEFRAFVAKKLGAMLDSSIAVSEVWKKPCKAEVQPVAEAEDGFRLFFTSIPGGHKKEASPKPCRKRQPPSSSDDSDEEWQRCREAAVSASDILQESAIHCAAEVEKEAERKKLKKKAKKKADIDLTGATGLKQEKEAGTVNGDPASLGTKKKKKKKKAKKAREASLRPPAECAAAGPAD